In Desulfobacter hydrogenophilus, the genomic stretch TTCCTATGGATTTTGTAATGCCCACACAGGGTTGGACATTGCCGATGGAGGTGACCGTGCAGGAAAACTGGTGCCGCATGCACTGGTTGCCCATGAGCGGCGGCTGGGGGTCCCATTCAATGCCGTAGCGTTCCCGGTCAATGGCACATATCTCTTCGAACACCGCTTTCAGTTCCAGGGGGTTAAGTTCCAGAGCTGCATTGTCTTTTGCCTGGCCCTGGGGGGTAATGATTTCGAAATAGGGGACCATGTTGTTCTCCCTGATCCAGGTCCATAGCTTGGTCAGTTCATCCCGGTTCTGGCGGCAGATAATGGTGCTCAAGGCCAGGAACGCATCTTTGGCGGGATAGCCAGCCGCTTTAAGGTTGCCAAGGGCATTGTGGATAATGTTAAATGCCCCTTTTTTGCCTGCAAGCGCATCTTGTCTGGCTTGATCAAAGGAATTCATTTTTAGGACAACCCTTACCCTGGCTGCGCGAAGTTCCCGGGCGAAATCAGGGGAAATGCCGGTGCCGTTGGTAAACATTTCTATTTCTAAACTGTGGTGTCTTAAGAATTTAATGACCTTCTGTATATGGGGGTAGATGCTGGGTTCGCCGCCTAACAGGATGATTTTTCCGGCCCCAAGTGCTTTGGCCTGCAAAATGATCCCAAAGATTTCGTCAAGACTGAGTTCATTATCAAAATATGAATCATGAGGCACATAACAGTAGCTGCAGCGAAAATTGCACCGCAGGCTTAATTCAATCTCCATGGAAAGAAGCCTGTCGCCGGCGACGGCATGGTTAATTTTTTGTTTGGAAAATTCAAAGTTTCCGGCACAACCTATGTTGTGACTGGTGCAGATATTCATGGGGACACCTTTGCGACAAACCAGACGGTTTCCGGATTGTTACCGGATACTTTGGTATATTCCATCCTGAAATCCGCCGCGTTGATAAGGTCTGTGATGGCTTGCACAGACAGGTAATGGGGAACCACCCCTTTTAATTTCAGCTTCAGGGCTTCAATGTGCCAGACAAGAGTTGGTTTTGCGGCAGGAGAAATAATCGCCCGGATAATAAGGGTTCCGCCGGGAGTTATCGCTGCCCTGATTTTTTCTAGGGTTTGTCTGAATTCATCAGGTGTTAAGAAATGGGCCATATCCAGCATCAGGGCTAAGTGGACAGGTTCTGAAACAGCGGGAAGATCCGGGGCGCTGCCCAGGTCAACCCGTCCTCGTTCTGAAACAGCCATGGCACCAATCCGTCGGCTTTCGGGATCCGGTTCTATGCCGAATATGCGGGCCTGGGGAAACCGTTCAAGAAGAAAGCAGGCCGGCACCCCGAGTCCTGTGCCGATGTCCATGATCCGGGAAACGTTATCTCTGTCTGTCAAGATGTCGGGCAGCTCCCTGAACATGGGGTCCAGTTTTAATTTAAACCGGGCGAACATTCTGGGATATGCCTCGGCCGTGCGGTATCTAGCAAGAATCCGGGATGCGACAGAGGTGCCCGGTTTCTGGAACACCGTTGATTTCGCAGTTGATAAAATAAAATACCGGCGCAACAAGGGCGGCAGAACCAAAAACGCGCCTGCAAGGCAAAAGCCGATGCCCAGAAGGGAAGCAAGGCCTGCACTTTGCAAAAGCGAATGCTCGGCCAGGCACATCACCCCGAATCCGATCATGGTGGAAATGCCTGCCATGAAAACGGCCAGGCGGATCAGTTCAACCGATGGATGGGATTCGTCACGGTAACGCTGGTAGGCGCGCACAAAAAACAGGGAGAAGTCAATGCCGATGCCGAATACAATGATGGAGAGCATCAGCGAGGGAATGTCCAAGTTATGTCCTAACAGCTTCATGGTGCCCAGGGTGCCGATAAAGGCAAAAAAGACCGGCAGCATGGTGATGATGGTAAGTTTGATATCCAGAAAAAAGATAAACAACAGGATCAAGACCGCCCCTGCAATAATGAAAAACATTTTGACAAAGGTTGTGTACAAAAGGGTGCCCAGGGTGGTGGAAAACAACTGGGGTTCAAACACGGTAGCAACTTTGCTGAACGTCTCATAGAAACTTTTTACATCCACATCGGGGTTTCGCATAACGCTTGTGGTCCATGCCCAGTGGCCGCCGGTTGCCCTGGCTTGGGAAATACCCATTATGGGATAAAGGGCCTGGGGGATTACCACCGGTCCGGCCGGCAGGTCGGTGGGGACAAGCAGGTTTAAAAAAGGGTCAAAGGCGTCCCGGGTGAAACCGAGCCGTTCCGCTTCCCGGCTTAGATTCTGCGTAAAGGCACTGATCCGTTCCTTGCTCCAGAATTGGACCCAGGCCTCATGGTTCTCCTGTTTTTTGATTTTTCCCGGGAATATCATTGAAAGCGTTGTGCCCGAAGCCGGAATACCTTGGGTTTGGATGGCAGAGACCCTGTCTGCCAGCTGGTCGCTTAAATCCTGAAGTTCTGGGACCGAGTCGGCTGTCAGCATGAGATGGGATTTACCTGTAAACCCTTTGCCCCAGGTCTCATAGAATTTTGTATCCGCATCCCGGGTTTCCCGGCTTACCGTACTCATGGCAGACAGATCCACATGAAAGACCGGCCAGGCAAACCACATCAGGACCAGTGTCACTGCCAGGGCAAACCAGGCACCGCCGTTGCCGGGAATAATAAGGGCGTTGACCAGGCGTTGCAGGGGAAGCGCCCGGGGTTTTGCCGGGTAAAGCACAGGCACGATTCTTGGGAACAAAGAATGAATAAAGACAAAGGAGAATCCCATGCCCAGGGCCGTAAATTTCCCAAGCTCTTCAAGGATTTTAAAATCACTCATCCCTAAAGAAAGGAAAGCGCATACCGTGGTCAGGGTGGCGATCAGACCCACGGCCCGCACTTCCGTGGATGCCTGTCTGCCGGATGTTTTCCGGGGCTGGTCCAGGAACAGCAGATAGGTAATGCCGTGGTCTATGGTGATGGAGATGATGGCCCCGCCAAATCCAAGGACAATAAGAGAGATATTGTCATATAACAGGGAATATGTAAAAAGGCCCGCAATGGTGCCGAACATGGCAGGAACCAGGGCTAAAAGCCCGATCCACGGCCGGGGAAAGGCCAGACACAGCAAAAGAATGATGGCTGCCGTGGCAATGAGAATGGCGGTCTGCACATCGTGTTTGATAATTTTTTCATTGTCATAGGCGGCTCTGAATGCCCCCACTGAGGTGAGGACGGCATGTTCACCCGGCCGGGAAAACTGTATTTGGGCCTGGGTCTGGATGGTATGGATCAGCTCCATGGCCCGGGTGGAAAATTTTGAGTCCGTGCCAGAGCCTTTGGGGGTGGCCATGATCAGGCAGTGCTGTGAATCCCGGGACAGAAGTTTTCCCTTGTAAATGTTGAAATCATCAACCGGTGCCAGGGATTTCAGTCTTGCCAGCACAATGTTTTTCAATCCTAAAGGGTCAACGGCTATGAATTCGGATGAGCCAATCTCATCAAGACTCAGCAGGCGGCTATAGGTCTGTGAGAGTGTTTCCCGGACGGCACCCGGTGTGAGCCGAGGCGCAACCTGGGTCTCAAGCTGGGTGCGGGTGAATTGAACGGGCAGGGTCTTTACCACCAAAGTCATCAGTTCCGGCATGATCTCCTGGTAGTGGTCCATGCCCACACTGCTGAACAGGCCCGAAGCCCAAAGCTTTTCCTCCACTATGGCGGCAAATTTTACCAGCCGTTCCGGATCCCGGGTGCCAAGGCCTGCACTGATAACGACCCGGTCCTGGATGGGATGGTGGTCAAAAAAGTAAAGGGCATCATGGATCACCGGGTTGTGGGCCGGAAGCGATGCCGTGATATCGGTTTCAACATGAAGCCTTTGGAAGCTGACAAAGAGCATGAATGCCGCGGCAAGGATTGTGATGATCAAAAGACCGATGTTCAGCTGTTTTTCTTGTTTTTTTGAATTTACCATATACACACTCCGAGCCCTGTGAGAACCGCTAAATGACCGAGAATCACCCACAGGCGGTGGGCATGAAAAAATTCGTTCATCAACTGAATGAGTCCAAGACCGCCAAAACAGCGCCGGAATCTGTCCAGACCCAGGCAGGCCTCATTGTCCGTTTTTGCATTACTCTGGAAGGCAAAAAAAGGCGTTGTGCCCAAATAGTCGTCACTAAGTTCTCTGAGCATCGTGTCATAGGGTACCCCGCACCAGGGTTGGCTTAAGATTTTTTCTCCGAAGGCGCGGTTGACGGCATAGGCATGGGCCAACGCCTGATACCTGATTCTTTTTACCCTTGGATTGCCGGTTTTTGAACTGCCCTTGATCAGACATCCAAAAAAGAGCAGGGTCCAGGTGCTGCCGTTTGACAGATGCGTAACGGCATCTTTTAAGATGTGTGGATCATACCGGTGAAACACCACGTCATCCTCAAACACAACCCATTGTCGTGCGCCGGCATCAATGGCTTTTTTCATGCACAGAAGATGGGATGCAAAGATTCCCCGGCAGGGATCGTTGTGATCTTTATCCACCAGGACAAACTCCACACGCATCTCAATGCCCATGTGCGAAAATTCAATTCTGGCCCGCTCCCGGCGGTCGGTACGGTCCCGAAGGGAGATGCAGTAGAGCCTGTCAAAAAAGGCCCAGGGATTTTCAGTTGCCGGTGTCATGGCGTGTCATCCATTTTTTCTGAAATGTCCATGCATGGATTTTTGGATACAAGGGCAAGCAAGTTGTTACGGTGATTGATTATGATACATCCCATGCACGCAAGAACCCCGGCAATGCCCATAAAATCGGTGCCCGATGTTCGGACAAGGCCTATGACGAGAATGGCCACAAGTACCAAGGAGCCTGCAAAGGCCTGCCGGAAAAAAAGATACCCGGCACACCAGCCGGCAAGGGACAGCACCGTAAATAAAGGGGTAAAAAACAGGGAAAAGCCAATGAAATGGGCAACGCCTTTTCCCCCCTTAAACCCGTGAAAACATGGGAACCGGTTCCCAAGCAGCAGAAAAAATCCCACCCAGAGGGCTGCGGGCGCAGATAGAAACCGGGATGCCGTTGCTGCAATTAAAAATGCCTTTCCCACATCGGTCATGAGAACAAATCCGGCCCATTTCAGCCCCAGTATTCTGTAAACATTGGTGGTTCCTGCATTTTTGCTGAACAGGGTCCGAGGATCTTTTTTTTTTAGCTTCAGCACAAGGATGGACGCGTTTAATGAGCCTGCGGCATAGGCAATCAGGCATAAAGCGGTGAACATCATTGGATACCCTTTCGAATCCATCTCGGAGGCGTGATGCTCCCGCCGCTGACGTCCCGCATTATTACCCCGGACACGGCTTCACAAAGCTCTCCCTGGTCATCCATAATCCATATGTCAAATACCAGGGTCCCCTGGGTTTGATATTGGGGGATAACCCGGGCAGTATAATTTTTATGTTCAACTGTGGGTTTGTAAATAACGCGTTTTTCAAATCCAATTGGAAAGGCCACAATGCCGAAAAAGCGCTGGCTCCAGACACATCCGGCATGAAATGCACCATCCAGGGGAAATCCCGATCCCAATACGGTTTTAAAGGGATCATTGGGATCATCCGGCATGGCTTGGAGGGTTGCACACGCGTGGGACCTTGAAAGCCGCAATTCATCTTTTATGGAGTGAAAGGCCGGCCCGAATGGAACCAGTTCCCGGTATATGGAACCAACGTCCACCGAAAACACGGACTCGCTGCATTCATGCACATGATCGGAAGACAGGTTTGGGGGCAGGTCCGGGGGCGATTTTTGCGTTTTCGCGCTAAAGGTTACCGTGCAATGTTCTTTGATTCGTGTTATGGCCCCTTGTTTTGTGGAAAACCGGGTGGCCAGGGAGAGCGAAATTCGTGTATCGTCCGTGCGGCGGATATTGCACAGTGCTTTAATGTTTTTTTGATCGGGCTCAAGCACAAGGAATTTATTAAACCGTACCTCGGTCATATACCTCGGGACAAAGGCAGACGTAAGAATATTGAGCTCCTTAATTGATCCGGCCAGGACCTTCAACGCCTCCACAGCCGGAAACACCACCTTGCCTGCAAAACAATGGTCCATAAAGTGGGGATATACGGCAATGGTTAACGGAACCTGGGTCACGGATCTGTCCATATCAGATTCTGCTTGGCGGTTCTACGAATTTTAGGCTTAGATTTTCCCCTTTTTCATACCCCATCACCCATACGGCCAGATAGGTATCCACATAATCCAACCAGGCTTTGAAGGTTTCAGGATCAGTGGCGTGTCTGAAAAGTCTTGCCGTGACAACGGCGCTGCCGGCAGCGTAGTGGCGGCAGTCCGCACAGTCCGTATCCGGAACACAGCATGCAGCACTTCTGTCCCAGGTCAGATCGGCCCGGTATTGTCTGAATGTTTTGCCTAACCCCACATCTTCATGGGGATTCATTCTCGGATAAGAACATTGAAACAGATCATGCAGGCCCATTCTATGGGTATGGGCAAGGATGTTATAGTGCGAGAAGAGCAGATGCTCGGGATATGTTTCAAGCATCTCCAGCATGACATCCCGGGTCTTTGTCAGTGTCTGTCGGGTATGCCGCAGGTCTCCGTTGTATCCCACCGGCGCGGAAAACATATTAAAGGTAAAAGGGCAGCCGTTTTCCGCAAGGATGGGCGCCACATCCCGTATTTCATCAATGTTGCTGCTGGTAAAGGTATAGACAAACACAGCTCTGGGGTCGTTTTTGTAATTTTTAATCTGTTTTTCAAGCATGTGATCGGCCCTGCGAACGGCCTGGCTTGTCCGGTCATTGCCCCACACGGAGATGTGAATCCTGTAGCCCACGCTTTCGGGTATGAATTTTAACCCATTGGATGCGATGGCGCCCAAAGGAATGTTCCGGTAACAGGTTTGCAAAAGCTCGGGAACCAGGGCGGGTTCCGCCCCTGCCAGCACAACAAAGGTGATGCCCCGCTCTTTTTCTTTGACCATCAGGTCCTGCCATGCGTCAGCGTCGTTATTCTCGGTGACAAACTGTTTGTCGCCTTCAAAAAAATAACAGCCTTCACACCGGATATTGCAGCGGTTGGTCATGTCATAGGTGGATTCTCTCAGGAAAAAATATTTTTTTACCCGCTGCCATCGGCTGCGAATTACCGGATCGGACAGAATATCTGAAAATTTCCAATGTTTTTGCATAAAAGGTTTTTATAGCTTATCGTTGATGTATTCGGCAATCAGCCGGATGTTTGTCAGTTTGGGGTAGTCATCCTCGTCAATGCGGATGCCGTATTCATCCTGGATCACCAAGGCTACAGTGGCAAGGTCCATACTGTCAATCCCGACTTCATCCACAAGGTCCATCTCTGGATCAAAGGTTTCAGGCGTTACATCTTCGATCATGAGTTCCTCGATGATAATCCGGGCCACATTGATAATGACATCGTCAATGGTTTTTACGTTGTTCATTTTCTGATTTTTCTCCCTTATATAATTTTCAATGTCTCTTAACATATTCCTGGCAGGATATCCATTTCAGGATTCAGGGGTCAAGGGTAATCGCATGTAAAAATGCGGTTCATCTCTATTTTTGACCGATCGGATATATTCGACCATGTCATGGGCACCGGCAGACAGGACAGAATTGCTGGATCCCCTGAAATGGCCGTAACCGGGCCGCGGCGGATGGGCAAACGGATACAGCGGTATAATGGGAACCGGGTCTGTGACATGGTAGGTTCGGTGAACATTGACTGGACCAAACCGACTGGTTAGATCAACTGCGAATCCGCCAAATCCGGGCTTTGGCATTCCAAATGTATACGTTAATCTATCTCATCAGTGTGGGCCAAATACGAATAAAAATACCAAATCAGTTCAGCTTCTGCCATCAAGGTATGGCTGTTCTACTCCTTTATTTCCCAGCAGAAGTTGGTTCCGATAAACCCCGCTTCCAGGTAAGGCCCATGATCGGAATAAAACATTCCAAAATATGGTTTAGAATTTTCGTTCGTATTCAAGGCGTGGCAATGGGAGCATATTAAATATATGTACCCATTGACACAACGAAGAAGACGGATGAAAAGGTAAACCATATGGAAGGTTTTATTTTGAACTTAGGACTAACCCTTCGGACCTTCTCGGTGATCTCACATTTGAGATTATAAGA encodes the following:
- a CDS encoding polyketide synthase dehydratase domain-containing protein, whose product is MDRSVTQVPLTIAVYPHFMDHCFAGKVVFPAVEALKVLAGSIKELNILTSAFVPRYMTEVRFNKFLVLEPDQKNIKALCNIRRTDDTRISLSLATRFSTKQGAITRIKEHCTVTFSAKTQKSPPDLPPNLSSDHVHECSESVFSVDVGSIYRELVPFGPAFHSIKDELRLSRSHACATLQAMPDDPNDPFKTVLGSGFPLDGAFHAGCVWSQRFFGIVAFPIGFEKRVIYKPTVEHKNYTARVIPQYQTQGTLVFDIWIMDDQGELCEAVSGVIMRDVSGGSITPPRWIRKGIQ
- a CDS encoding radical SAM/SPASM domain-containing protein, with product MNICTSHNIGCAGNFEFSKQKINHAVAGDRLLSMEIELSLRCNFRCSYCYVPHDSYFDNELSLDEIFGIILQAKALGAGKIILLGGEPSIYPHIQKVIKFLRHHSLEIEMFTNGTGISPDFARELRAARVRVVLKMNSFDQARQDALAGKKGAFNIIHNALGNLKAAGYPAKDAFLALSTIICRQNRDELTKLWTWIRENNMVPYFEIITPQGQAKDNAALELNPLELKAVFEEICAIDRERYGIEWDPQPPLMGNQCMRHQFSCTVTSIGNVQPCVGITKSIGNIRKTRLKDILDHSRELRLLKNHRQTIKGFCRTCEKSDTCYGCRGAAFQVTGDLLASDPLCWRNPENLKPQSLTELGSVDPK
- a CDS encoding glycosyltransferase; amino-acid sequence: MTPATENPWAFFDRLYCISLRDRTDRRERARIEFSHMGIEMRVEFVLVDKDHNDPCRGIFASHLLCMKKAIDAGARQWVVFEDDVVFHRYDPHILKDAVTHLSNGSTWTLLFFGCLIKGSSKTGNPRVKRIRYQALAHAYAVNRAFGEKILSQPWCGVPYDTMLRELSDDYLGTTPFFAFQSNAKTDNEACLGLDRFRRCFGGLGLIQLMNEFFHAHRLWVILGHLAVLTGLGVCIW
- a CDS encoding MMPL family transporter — encoded protein: MVNSKKQEKQLNIGLLIITILAAAFMLFVSFQRLHVETDITASLPAHNPVIHDALYFFDHHPIQDRVVISAGLGTRDPERLVKFAAIVEEKLWASGLFSSVGMDHYQEIMPELMTLVVKTLPVQFTRTQLETQVAPRLTPGAVRETLSQTYSRLLSLDEIGSSEFIAVDPLGLKNIVLARLKSLAPVDDFNIYKGKLLSRDSQHCLIMATPKGSGTDSKFSTRAMELIHTIQTQAQIQFSRPGEHAVLTSVGAFRAAYDNEKIIKHDVQTAILIATAAIILLLCLAFPRPWIGLLALVPAMFGTIAGLFTYSLLYDNISLIVLGFGGAIISITIDHGITYLLFLDQPRKTSGRQASTEVRAVGLIATLTTVCAFLSLGMSDFKILEELGKFTALGMGFSFVFIHSLFPRIVPVLYPAKPRALPLQRLVNALIIPGNGGAWFALAVTLVLMWFAWPVFHVDLSAMSTVSRETRDADTKFYETWGKGFTGKSHLMLTADSVPELQDLSDQLADRVSAIQTQGIPASGTTLSMIFPGKIKKQENHEAWVQFWSKERISAFTQNLSREAERLGFTRDAFDPFLNLLVPTDLPAGPVVIPQALYPIMGISQARATGGHWAWTTSVMRNPDVDVKSFYETFSKVATVFEPQLFSTTLGTLLYTTFVKMFFIIAGAVLILLFIFFLDIKLTIITMLPVFFAFIGTLGTMKLLGHNLDIPSLMLSIIVFGIGIDFSLFFVRAYQRYRDESHPSVELIRLAVFMAGISTMIGFGVMCLAEHSLLQSAGLASLLGIGFCLAGAFLVLPPLLRRYFILSTAKSTVFQKPGTSVASRILARYRTAEAYPRMFARFKLKLDPMFRELPDILTDRDNVSRIMDIGTGLGVPACFLLERFPQARIFGIEPDPESRRIGAMAVSERGRVDLGSAPDLPAVSEPVHLALMLDMAHFLTPDEFRQTLEKIRAAITPGGTLIIRAIISPAAKPTLVWHIEALKLKLKGVVPHYLSVQAITDLINAADFRMEYTKVSGNNPETVWFVAKVSP
- a CDS encoding radical SAM protein, with product MQKHWKFSDILSDPVIRSRWQRVKKYFFLRESTYDMTNRCNIRCEGCYFFEGDKQFVTENNDADAWQDLMVKEKERGITFVVLAGAEPALVPELLQTCYRNIPLGAIASNGLKFIPESVGYRIHISVWGNDRTSQAVRRADHMLEKQIKNYKNDPRAVFVYTFTSSNIDEIRDVAPILAENGCPFTFNMFSAPVGYNGDLRHTRQTLTKTRDVMLEMLETYPEHLLFSHYNILAHTHRMGLHDLFQCSYPRMNPHEDVGLGKTFRQYRADLTWDRSAACCVPDTDCADCRHYAAGSAVVTARLFRHATDPETFKAWLDYVDTYLAVWVMGYEKGENLSLKFVEPPSRI
- a CDS encoding phosphopantetheine-binding protein, whose translation is MNNVKTIDDVIINVARIIIEELMIEDVTPETFDPEMDLVDEVGIDSMDLATVALVIQDEYGIRIDEDDYPKLTNIRLIAEYINDKL
- a CDS encoding glycerol-3-phosphate acyltransferase, whose amino-acid sequence is MDSKGYPMMFTALCLIAYAAGSLNASILVLKLKKKDPRTLFSKNAGTTNVYRILGLKWAGFVLMTDVGKAFLIAATASRFLSAPAALWVGFFLLLGNRFPCFHGFKGGKGVAHFIGFSLFFTPLFTVLSLAGWCAGYLFFRQAFAGSLVLVAILVIGLVRTSGTDFMGIAGVLACMGCIIINHRNNLLALVSKNPCMDISEKMDDTP